The proteins below are encoded in one region of Brassica napus cultivar Da-Ae chromosome A6, Da-Ae, whole genome shotgun sequence:
- the LOC106401402 gene encoding heat shock 70 kDa protein 16 isoform X1, translating to MQINLFPSPFPLGLVPISPHHRLSSLTLSSSEVIGAPSSRLRSFDHPQMSVVGFDVGNENCVIAVAKQRGIDVLLNDESNRENPGMVSFGEKQRFMGAAAAASATMHPKSTISQLKRLIGRKFKEPDVQKDLKLFPFETSEDSADGGIQIQLRYMGEVQSFSPVQILGMLLSHLKQVAEKSLKTPVSDCVIGIPSYFTNSQRLAYLDAAAIAGLRPLRLMHDCTATALGYGIYKTDLAANSSPTCIVFVDIGHCDTQVCVASFGSGSMRVLSHGSDRNLGGRDFDEVLFNYFAVEFKEKYSIDVYTNTKACVRLRASCEKVKKVLSANAEAPLNIECLMEEKDVKSFIKREEFEKLSSGLLERLIVPCQKALADSGLSLDQIHSVELVGSGSRIPAISKMLSSLFKRELGRTVNASECVARGCALQCAMLSPIFRVRDYEVQDSFPFSIGFSSDKGPINTPSNEMLFPKGQVFPSVKVLTLRRENTFHLKAFYEDHNEISPDSPSQIGTFTIGPFQSSHGEAARVKVRVQLNLHGIVTIDSASLIEDPKENTTSEETVSENNHQSPATKDGTSDPSSGSTGNDHKAIKRMKISVVENVSGALTKDELLEAKQREYSLVQQDLKMESTKDKKNALESFVYEMRDKMLNTYRSTATESERECIARNLQETEEWLYEDGDDESENAYIEKLNDIKKLIDPIENRFKDGEERVQASKDLAKTIADNRMAAESLPPPRKNAVLDECKKVERWLHERTTEQESHNHPELQSGEIRRKADALNATCKYIGKSNSPPNKSEHNGSHGRRNSDDMELD from the exons ATGCAAATAAATTTGTTTCCTTCTCCCTTTCCCCTTGGCCTCGTTCCAATTTCTCCTCATCATCGTCTTTCTTCGCTCACGTTGTCCTCGTCTGAAGTCATCGGAGCTCCTTCATCACGTCTTCGAAGTTTCGATCATCCTCAG ATGAGTGTGGTGGGATTCGACGTTGGGAACGAGAACTGTGTTATCGCTGTTGCAAAGCAACGTGGGATCGATGTTTTGTTGAACGATGAATCCAACAGAGAGAATCCAGGTATGGTTTCCTTTGGTGAGAAGCAGAGGTTCATGGGCGCTGCTGCTGCTGCCTCTGCTACTATGCATCCCAAATCCACCATCTCTCAGTTGAAGAGGCTGATCGGTAGGAAGTTTAAAGAGCCTGATGTTCAGAAGGATCTGAAGCTGTTCCCTTTCGAGACTTCTGAGGACTCTGCTGATGGTGGGATTCAGATTCAGCTTCGGTACATGGGCGAGGTGCAGAGCTTTAGTCCGGTTCAGATATTAGGCATGTTGCTTTCGCATTTGAAGCAGGTGGCGGAGAAGAGTCTCAAAACGCCTGTTTCGGACTGTGTCATTGGGATTCCTTCCTATTTTACTAACTCGCAGAGGCTTGCTTATTTGGATGCGGCGGCGATTGCTGGCTTGAGGCCGTTGAGATTGATGCATGATTGTACTGCTACTGCGCTTGGATATGGTATATATAAGACAGACTTGGCGGCTAACTCGAGCCCTACTTGCATTGTGTTTGTCGACATCGGTCACTGCGATACGCAAGTTTGTGTGGCGTCGTTTGGGTCTGGGAGCATGAGAGTGCTTTCTCATGGTTCGGATAGAAACTTGGGCGGGAGAGATTTTGATGAGGTTTTATTTAACTACTTTGCTGTTGAGTTCAAGGAGAAATACAGCATTGATGTATATACAAATACCAAGGCGTGTGTTAGGTTAAGGGCGTCGTGTGAGAAAGTGAAGAAGGTCTTGAGCGCAAATGCTGAGGCTCCTCTGAATATAGAATGTCTGATGGAGGAGAAAGATGTGAAGAGCTTCATCAAGAGAGAAGAGTTTGAGAAGTTGTCATCTGGCTTGTTGGAGAGATTGATTGTTCCGTGTCAAAAGGCTTTGGCTGACTCTGGTCTGAGTTTGGATCAGATTCATTCGGTGGAGCTAGTTGGTTCAGGGTCTAGAATCCCAGCTATATCTAAGATGCTAAGCTCGTTGTTTAAGAGGGAGCTTGGCAGGACTGTGAATGCTAGCGAGTGCGTTGCTCGTGGATGTGCGCTTCAGTGTGCAATGCTCAGTCCAATTTTTCGAGTGAGAGATTATGAG GTTCAAGATTCTTTCCCTTTCTCAATTGGCTTTTCATCTGATAAAGGTCCCATAAACACACCATCGAATGAAATGCTCTTTCCTAAAGGCCAAGTCTTTCCAAGCGTGAAGGTTCTTACTCTACGTAGAGAAAACACGTTCCATTTGAAAGCCTTTTACGAAGATCATAACGAAATATCTCCAGATTCACCAAGTCAGATAGGCACCTTTACG ATTGGTCCTTTTCAAAGTTCCCACGGAGAAGCAGCACGTGTCAAAGTAAGAGTTCAGCTGAATCTCCACGGGATTGTCACCATTGATTCAGCTTCT CTAATAGAGGATCCTAAGGAGAATACGACTTCTGAAGAGACAGTATCCGAAAATAACCATCAGTCTCCTGCTACAAAGGATGGCACTTCAGACCCTTCGTCAGGTTCTACT GGTAATGATCATAAGGCTATCAAAAGAATGAAAATTTCAGTTGTTGAGAACGTCTCTGGTGCATTGACAAAGGATGAGTTATTGGAGGCCAAACAGAGAGAGTACTCTTTAGTACAGCAAGATCTGAAGATGGAATCGACAAAGGATAAAAAAAATGCTCTTGAATCCTTTGTTTATGAGATGCGTGATAAG ATGTTAAATACGTATAGAAGCACTGCAACTGAGTCAGAACGGGAATGCATCGCCAGAAATCTTCAAGAAACAGAGGAATGGCTATAcgaagatggtgatgatgaaTCTGAAAATGCGTACATCGAGAAGTTGAATGACATCAAAAAG CTCATTGATCCTATTGAAAATCGATTTAAAGATGGAGAAGAGCGAGTACAAGCATCAAAAGACCTTGCGAAAACTATAGCTGATAATCGGATGGCTGCAGAGTCTCTTCCTCCTCCAAGAAAGAACGCG GTTCTTGATGAATGTAAGAAAGTCGAGAGATGGCTCCACGAGAGAACCACGGAACAAGAATCACATAACCATCCGGAGCTGCAATCTGGTGAAATCAGGAGAAAGGCCGATGCTCTTAACGc GACGTGCAAGTACATTGGGAAGTCAAACTCTCCTCCCAACAAATCGGAACATAATGGATCCCACGGACGTAGGAACTCGGATGATATGGAGCTTGATtga
- the LOC106401402 gene encoding heat shock 70 kDa protein 16 isoform X2 has product MSVVGFDVGNENCVIAVAKQRGIDVLLNDESNRENPGMVSFGEKQRFMGAAAAASATMHPKSTISQLKRLIGRKFKEPDVQKDLKLFPFETSEDSADGGIQIQLRYMGEVQSFSPVQILGMLLSHLKQVAEKSLKTPVSDCVIGIPSYFTNSQRLAYLDAAAIAGLRPLRLMHDCTATALGYGIYKTDLAANSSPTCIVFVDIGHCDTQVCVASFGSGSMRVLSHGSDRNLGGRDFDEVLFNYFAVEFKEKYSIDVYTNTKACVRLRASCEKVKKVLSANAEAPLNIECLMEEKDVKSFIKREEFEKLSSGLLERLIVPCQKALADSGLSLDQIHSVELVGSGSRIPAISKMLSSLFKRELGRTVNASECVARGCALQCAMLSPIFRVRDYEVQDSFPFSIGFSSDKGPINTPSNEMLFPKGQVFPSVKVLTLRRENTFHLKAFYEDHNEISPDSPSQIGTFTIGPFQSSHGEAARVKVRVQLNLHGIVTIDSASLIEDPKENTTSEETVSENNHQSPATKDGTSDPSSGSTGNDHKAIKRMKISVVENVSGALTKDELLEAKQREYSLVQQDLKMESTKDKKNALESFVYEMRDKMLNTYRSTATESERECIARNLQETEEWLYEDGDDESENAYIEKLNDIKKLIDPIENRFKDGEERVQASKDLAKTIADNRMAAESLPPPRKNAVLDECKKVERWLHERTTEQESHNHPELQSGEIRRKADALNATCKYIGKSNSPPNKSEHNGSHGRRNSDDMELD; this is encoded by the exons ATGAGTGTGGTGGGATTCGACGTTGGGAACGAGAACTGTGTTATCGCTGTTGCAAAGCAACGTGGGATCGATGTTTTGTTGAACGATGAATCCAACAGAGAGAATCCAGGTATGGTTTCCTTTGGTGAGAAGCAGAGGTTCATGGGCGCTGCTGCTGCTGCCTCTGCTACTATGCATCCCAAATCCACCATCTCTCAGTTGAAGAGGCTGATCGGTAGGAAGTTTAAAGAGCCTGATGTTCAGAAGGATCTGAAGCTGTTCCCTTTCGAGACTTCTGAGGACTCTGCTGATGGTGGGATTCAGATTCAGCTTCGGTACATGGGCGAGGTGCAGAGCTTTAGTCCGGTTCAGATATTAGGCATGTTGCTTTCGCATTTGAAGCAGGTGGCGGAGAAGAGTCTCAAAACGCCTGTTTCGGACTGTGTCATTGGGATTCCTTCCTATTTTACTAACTCGCAGAGGCTTGCTTATTTGGATGCGGCGGCGATTGCTGGCTTGAGGCCGTTGAGATTGATGCATGATTGTACTGCTACTGCGCTTGGATATGGTATATATAAGACAGACTTGGCGGCTAACTCGAGCCCTACTTGCATTGTGTTTGTCGACATCGGTCACTGCGATACGCAAGTTTGTGTGGCGTCGTTTGGGTCTGGGAGCATGAGAGTGCTTTCTCATGGTTCGGATAGAAACTTGGGCGGGAGAGATTTTGATGAGGTTTTATTTAACTACTTTGCTGTTGAGTTCAAGGAGAAATACAGCATTGATGTATATACAAATACCAAGGCGTGTGTTAGGTTAAGGGCGTCGTGTGAGAAAGTGAAGAAGGTCTTGAGCGCAAATGCTGAGGCTCCTCTGAATATAGAATGTCTGATGGAGGAGAAAGATGTGAAGAGCTTCATCAAGAGAGAAGAGTTTGAGAAGTTGTCATCTGGCTTGTTGGAGAGATTGATTGTTCCGTGTCAAAAGGCTTTGGCTGACTCTGGTCTGAGTTTGGATCAGATTCATTCGGTGGAGCTAGTTGGTTCAGGGTCTAGAATCCCAGCTATATCTAAGATGCTAAGCTCGTTGTTTAAGAGGGAGCTTGGCAGGACTGTGAATGCTAGCGAGTGCGTTGCTCGTGGATGTGCGCTTCAGTGTGCAATGCTCAGTCCAATTTTTCGAGTGAGAGATTATGAG GTTCAAGATTCTTTCCCTTTCTCAATTGGCTTTTCATCTGATAAAGGTCCCATAAACACACCATCGAATGAAATGCTCTTTCCTAAAGGCCAAGTCTTTCCAAGCGTGAAGGTTCTTACTCTACGTAGAGAAAACACGTTCCATTTGAAAGCCTTTTACGAAGATCATAACGAAATATCTCCAGATTCACCAAGTCAGATAGGCACCTTTACG ATTGGTCCTTTTCAAAGTTCCCACGGAGAAGCAGCACGTGTCAAAGTAAGAGTTCAGCTGAATCTCCACGGGATTGTCACCATTGATTCAGCTTCT CTAATAGAGGATCCTAAGGAGAATACGACTTCTGAAGAGACAGTATCCGAAAATAACCATCAGTCTCCTGCTACAAAGGATGGCACTTCAGACCCTTCGTCAGGTTCTACT GGTAATGATCATAAGGCTATCAAAAGAATGAAAATTTCAGTTGTTGAGAACGTCTCTGGTGCATTGACAAAGGATGAGTTATTGGAGGCCAAACAGAGAGAGTACTCTTTAGTACAGCAAGATCTGAAGATGGAATCGACAAAGGATAAAAAAAATGCTCTTGAATCCTTTGTTTATGAGATGCGTGATAAG ATGTTAAATACGTATAGAAGCACTGCAACTGAGTCAGAACGGGAATGCATCGCCAGAAATCTTCAAGAAACAGAGGAATGGCTATAcgaagatggtgatgatgaaTCTGAAAATGCGTACATCGAGAAGTTGAATGACATCAAAAAG CTCATTGATCCTATTGAAAATCGATTTAAAGATGGAGAAGAGCGAGTACAAGCATCAAAAGACCTTGCGAAAACTATAGCTGATAATCGGATGGCTGCAGAGTCTCTTCCTCCTCCAAGAAAGAACGCG GTTCTTGATGAATGTAAGAAAGTCGAGAGATGGCTCCACGAGAGAACCACGGAACAAGAATCACATAACCATCCGGAGCTGCAATCTGGTGAAATCAGGAGAAAGGCCGATGCTCTTAACGc GACGTGCAAGTACATTGGGAAGTCAAACTCTCCTCCCAACAAATCGGAACATAATGGATCCCACGGACGTAGGAACTCGGATGATATGGAGCTTGATtga